The genomic window CTTTACTCATTGTTTTCACCGCGACTGTTCATGTCTCGTGCGTGCCTTACCCAACATCAACAGCCTGGACACACTGCCAAACGGCGCCGCCGTTGAAATCAATCACAGCAGCAACGTCGACACGCGCGAGTCTAATATTCGGAAAGAAGCTGGGCGATCCCAAGCGAACTCGCTGTCGCCGTTCTGTTGGTGAACGCAACGTTGACGCGCATCGGTGAATCCACGTCATTTGCGCATTCAGACTCGGCCCAAGTACGCGATCCTCTGGTCTAAAGCCGAGGAAAGCCTCTGGACAACAGCTGTCCCTAATCCACATAACAACCACACCCGGCAACGCAACCCAAGAGTCGTCGCAGTTGCTTCCACGTCTACAATACCATGGCGTCGCATCGGCCGTCGCCCCCAATGCCGGTGCACATGCATCACGGGCCCGGCGCGCCCCTACCACCGGGCGCTATGCCTCCTGGACCTCAATACTCCTCGGCCGCCCGGCGCATGGCCGAGGCTACTGAAGTGACCTGGATTCAGATTGGTATGTCAATTCCCCAGCTTTGGCGTGCGAACGCGCATCAATCTCTTGCGCACGCGACTGACTTCTTCCTACAGGCAGCTGCAGTGAAATCCTTGGCAACCTCGAAGACGCCATGCAGGCCTACGAGCGCGCAATTACCATTAATCCCCAGTCCATTCCTGCCATGAACGCGATGAGCGCCATTCTAAGAACCAAAGAAGAGTTCCCCAAAGCCTGCGAGTATTTGAACGCGATCATTAAGCTTGATCCGACCAACGGTGAGGCTTGGAGCGCGATGGGTAAGACGCCTTCGACTAGTACAACACCACTTGCAGTAATTGCTCACTAACTTGCCTCCTTCAGGCCACTGCTATCTGATGATGGACGAGCTTCAGCAAGCATACTCGGCCTACCAGAACGCGCTGGTTAATCTCCAGACACCCAAGGTTAGTGTTTCGCTTCTGTGCCTCTCGAAGTAAACCGAAGCAAAACAGCTGCTGACATGACTACCTCAGGATCCCAAACTATGGTACGGCATTGGTATCTTATATGATCGATACGGCTCTCTGGAGCACGCCGAGGAGGCCTTCTCATCTGTGATGCAGATGCAGCCTGATTTTGAAAAGGCCAACGAGATCTATTTCCGCCTTGGCATAATTTACAAACAGCAATCCAAATTTAACCAGAGTCTTGAGGTAGGTCTTTTCAGCATGGACTTTGACTAAACAGTGCTGGTGCTAATGAGTTGTCCGTAGTGCTTCAAATATATTGTTCACTCGCCCCCGCATCCTCTCACAGAAACCGATATCTGGTTCCAGATTGGACACGTTCATGAACAACAAAAAGATGTATGTTATTGCTTCCTCCTTGCACGTTATCAGACAAGAACGTTTGCTAATGCCTCGTTGCTGTAGCTCGACAACGCGAAAGCTGCATACCAACGCGTGCTCGATGGTGATCCGAAGCACGCAAAGGTACTGCAGCAGTTGGGATGGCTTCACCATCAGCAAAGCAGCAGCTTCCAGAGCCAGGAGAGAGCTATTGAATACCTCGAGCAATCTGTTGCAGCTGGTAAGTATTCTACAACTGACTTGGCTTAGATGTGGAGTTTTAACACGTTCAACAGACAACAGCGATGCGCAGAGCTGGTACCTCCTCGGCCGATGTTACATGTCCCAGCAAAAGTATCCCAAGGCATATGAGGCCTACCAACAAGCTGTCTACCGCGATGGACGCAACCCTACATTCTGGTGCTCGATTGGTGTTCTCTACTACCAGATCAACCAGTACCGCGATGCGTTGGATGCGTACTCTCGTGCTATTCGGTTGAACCCTTACCTTTCCGAGGTTTGGTACGATCTCGGCACACTGGTAAGTAGCAAAGCATGGAATAGCACACATGATTGTGTCTAATAGTAGCTAACACGTCGGTCGCTTTAGTATGAGTCCTGCAACAACCAAATTAACGACGCTCTCGACGCCTACCAAAGGGCAGCCGAGCTGGACCCCAGCAACCCGCACATCAAAGCCCGTCTCAACCTGTTGCGGACTGGTCAAAGCAATGGTTCGGGCCCCCCAAGCGCTCCTGTGCCGACCGACATCCATCCCCAGTCTTACCAGGCTTCTGGTCCACCTGGACCTCAGTGGAACGGCGCGCAAGGTCCACAGCCACCTCAGCAGCCAAACGGACCTCCTCCTCTCACTGGTCCTGACAACTGGCCTAGGCTTTCGGCTGTGAACCCTCCCCCGCAACCCCCAAATCCTTATGAGCAGCAGCGAGAGCCCTTTCGAggcccccctccccctcctcCGCGCCAGCCCAGCCCTAGGCAAGAGCAGGGTCCCCCGCCCATGAGGCACTATGGCCAAGAAGGTGCAAGGCCTGGGCCACCGCCAGGACCCGGACCTGAGCCGCCTCGTCGTGGCCCGTCTCCTATTTCTCAGGGTCACTACCCACCACCTCCGCCTCCGGGTCAACAGCCGCCTCCACCGCAGTCACTGCAACAGGCTCAACAACAagcccagcagcaacagcaccaTCATCAGgctcagcagcaacaggccCAACAGGCCCAGCAGCAACCTCAGCAACCTCGTCAGTCGATTCCTATGGACATGGTACGCAATTCGAGGGCCCGTCAATTCCCCGATGAGGCCATGGATGCACCGCCTCCCCCCAACGCCATGCTTGGTTATCGTCGCCCGAACAGCCCAAGGAGTGAGCAGCAGCGTCCGACGCATGATAACCGGATGCCGTCGCCCAAATCGGCGTACCCACAGCATCAGCAACCATATCCACCACACCCTAATGATACTCCGGGCCCGAGCAACGTTGACGGTCCATCCCGCCccccgccgcctccgcctcctGGTGCCTCAAACCCAGAGCCTCCCATGCACCGGGAGCACGACCGCCCGCCTTCAGTCGGGCCCAAGAGGATGCGAGAGTGGGAGGACGAGCCGACATCTGCTAAGAAGCCTGCTTCTGACGAGAATCGGGCCAGACTCGAGGACATGCGCCATCGACGCCAATCTACTCCCCCTCGCGAAAGGGAACAGTACCGTCGTAACTCTTCCGAGGCCCGTCGCTTCGAAGATCAGCGACGAATGGATGATCAGAGGCGTGTCGATGACCATAGGAGGGATGACATGCGCCGAGCCGAGGAGCAGCGCCACGCCAATGATAACTACCACCCGTCTGAGGCTGCCCATCACCCTCCTGCGCACGCTATGCAGCAAAGTCATCTCCCGCCCATGCAGCAAGGCCCTGTCCCGCCCATGCAGAACATGATGCGTGAGGGGCCTGGCCCTTCGCCCGCCGGCTCAGCTCCCAAAGAATTCAACCAAGAAGAGAGGCACCACGAAAGGCAGCCGCAACACCCTGCTGCTCCTCATCCGCCTGCAGCAGGCGAACCTGAGCGTGCAGCTAGGAAGATGGACGTGGACGAGGACTATGATGACAGTGGAGAGGATgaaaagaagaacggaaTTGCCACAAGTGCAGCTTCTGGGCCGGGATCGTCCTCTGGCGAGAGCAAGCCCGCCACCAACGGTGCGATGAATGGACTCATGGGTCCCAAGGTTGAGAGCTCCTAAGGAGCAATTTTTGATTCCCATTGTTTTTGACTttctacaaaaaaaaaactaaaaaaCTTGAGGATGTGCTCCTATTTCATTATATTGTTTCTTACATTTGATTATCGATTGGTGGTGTCGAATGATCGGTGTTGAGCTGCGGTTGACATATACCAAGACGACTCTACCCAAGTAGCTTCTACCTACTCTTTCAAGATCATTTCATTTGCTCTTCTTACTGTCGGTTCCTGATTTTGTGGTCATGCGTGAGCGCGCTGCCGCGGCAGATAAACGATTGGGACATCAGGGACAAAatcctagttctagatagaGTGGGAAGAACGTTAATTGATGGCAAGATATATTATTCCCGTAGCAGATATGTCCAAGACAGGTCTGATTAGTGCACTCACGTGGTCAGTCCAAGTATTTGCCTTCAAGTCTGCGGGAAATAATCCCCGGGAATCAAGGGCGACATTCCCGAAAAGTAAATCCACCGAGAATATAGCACTCTCATGGGCCATATCCACTATAACGTCCACAAGTGATATGCAAAGCATATGGGCAGCTTCGGCAGCGACGCAGTGCACAGCATCCCCATCTGAATCCATTAGAGATGGCGACTAATTAGGCTCTACGTTGATCGCACGGCCTGGGACAACCCTCTAGTGCCTCGGTGGCCCCGGAACCGAGCGCTGAAGCTGGGGTTTTGGCGACTGTAATCAGCGTGATGTATGTATGAGACAGAAATCGGACCAAAGACTGTGCGACTTGGCTGACGCTTACGGCATTCCTTTCCAAAATCAATTCAATGTTGTGCTGTAAAGAAGCTGTATGCAAGGCCGCGTGGTACTGCATCCTCAACTACCAATGATGCCGTACTAATCTTCTGCTTCTATATGATCCGGTTGCATTTCACAATATTCTGCTACCGAATCCCGAGTCTTGCCATTCCCCTTTCTAGAAACTGCGACAGATCCAACAAGATCATGGTCGACGCAGCGGATATGAGCTAAAAGGCTCATTGCCGGCAAATGCCGATTCTTCGGCCCTCCTAGTATACCCCTGATGGTGCTGTTGTAGTTCTTGAAAGACCCTGGCCTTTCTTGATCTGGGCTGCCGTCATCGCCTGATGATAGAGGCCGGTGGTGGGTGAAAAGCTACGTCGTGTCTCAAAAGATGATCTCGCCAGAATGCTCACCCTCAAACCCAAGACTGGCAAGCTTCTTTAATCGCGActtctccttggccttgtcctcTGCCTTGCGCGCCTTCAAGAGCGACTCTACCACCTGGAGCTCGGCCTTATCGTAACCCGCGGGTGGGTCATCGTCCTTGTCAAGATCGATCTCGCCTAGAAGCAGAACGTTCTCGCCGCGAACTAGGAAAAGGCCGCGGGAGATGTCTGCGTAAAGGCCGCGCTCTCCGGTGCTGGGGCTCGGGGGGACAAAAAGACGCTCGACGGTGGACTGTAAGACGAGGTTGGCTGTGATTATGCAAGATTGTGCAATTGTCAACCAACATGCAGCGAGACTATAGTGGGTCGGGCGAGGCGATCCATACCGAATTGATCCCAGCTTCGCAACACGCCGGTCAACTTGCGCCCGTCTCGGAGAGCGATGAGGAGCTTTTCTGTGTTCGCACCAGTGGCGGCACATGGTCAGCAAGCCGAAAACGCGATGGCACAGCGCGGCATAGAATGCGAGACAGAATCGCTGGCTGGGTTACTTACTGTCGGTAAGGTCCAGGAGCTGTGCGGCCGTGGTAAACATCTGAGCGGGAAGCTGGGCTTGGGTGTGCGGAGGGACGCGGCCCGGCCCTGCGCCGAGCACCGGACCGGGCCCTTGCGGAGGGGCATCTGATATCGATAAATTCTCCATTTAGGTCGGCTTCAAGTCATGGAAGAGCGTTTGAAGCAGGAAAACCACAGTGTCTCTGCTTTAAAATgtgaaacaaggagcgaatcGCGGTCAGCTTTGTGCCATCTGTGCTTATCGACGTGGGTGGCAGCGAAGGCTCGAAAGGGAGTGAGTTTGGTGGGCGGCGATGTTTGCGACGTCGTCACAGGCTACGGGTCGATGGGTACCTATCTACCCCCAGTAACTGGACAAGGTTATGACACCTACTGAAGTAAATCCACAGATGGGCAGCGTGCCTTTCTGCTTAGTCACCATACTCTACACACTTAGACGCTTATCGCTAATTATCGATACTAACGATCTCATCGGGGCGACCAATCAGCTGGTTTTATCAAGCTCCTTGGATCCACTCTTTAGACATCAGAGGCCGCTCATCCTTGCTCGCCCGCCATTGCCTGTAGTCGGGTTTGCGCGGAGACAGCGCTTCAATTCCGACAAAGCTCTCGTCGGACTTGTACTGCCCACAATATCCCAGTTTCTGACCCTTACAACTTCAATAGGTCCCAGTCCTTCTGTTCACCAGCCAGCGTGGACTATACTCTCTGACTGAAGGCCATTTTCAAAGTCAGTGGGCTTGTGGCTGCTAAGTCATTCTCGACTGTTTTTACCCATCCCCAGTCGGCTGCCAATTCTTGATTTGTGCAAAAGAACATTCAAGGTGTGTTTACCTATCTTTGTTGACCATTACCAGCCTAGTTTACTGCACATTTCTAGGTACTTCTCGAGACAGCGAAATTCCTGGACACCTACTGACAAAGTAGCTCTATATGCAGAATTTCTGTAACTAGAAATCACCAGAGGAGAGCGTCGTCGCTGCCATAAAAGCCCTTTCGAAAAGACAGCTTCCCCGTCGCAAGCCTGTCTTGCGCGGCAATCCGAGGAAGCTCCACGACGAAGACCGAATAGCTATCTACTACAATCGTCCGGCACCAAGCGACAATATTTGCGTTGCCATATACGCAGGGCTGAAATTTGATCATCATGTCCAACGAAGCAGACGTCGCCGAGGCGGCACAAGCCAAAGTCGATAGGCGCTCCAATGTGTCCCCAGCGCCAACGCAGtccaagaaggagaagaagcgctTGCAACTAGTCGAGCGTCTCCAATCATTATCCGAGCAATTCGACATCAACAGGGACAGAGAATACCGGGAGATGCTCAGCAAGATCCAGTTGGACACGGCGCTCGTCATGCAGGTTGATCCGTATGCAGCACAGCCGCTGGCCGCTATCGACAAGTCGCAGAGCATGAGCGACAGTATAAATCCTCAGCTTCGCGGTGCGACAATATTGGAAATGGCCGGTCCCAAGTTTCAGGAATGGGTCAACACCATCGAGGATCTGGTAGAGCGGCGTGACTTTGAGTTAACTCGCCACAAGGTACGTTCGCCCTGTGCTTACACAAACTTCACCCAAGATACGCCCCTTGCCTTGACTAACCGGTTCGCAACGTGACGAAACAGGACGAGTATGACATGAAGAGTAACGAGCACAAGAATGTATACATCTACAAATCCGAGGTCGCCAAGCGGGAACACAAAGCACTATCACAAACCCTGCGCGACCGGCTTGTCAACACGATCAATTCCAAAAGAGCTCGCCTGACCAAAGAAAAGGAGGCCTTTGAGATTTCAGACGCATCTGCTCTTCTATTACACCCGAACCAGTATTCGATCGCAAATCCATCTAGCCCTGGCGGTACGCATACCAAGAGGGCCACAAGACTTCGTCAGACGGCGGATGAGGCAGATACA from Pyricularia oryzae 70-15 chromosome 4, whole genome shotgun sequence includes these protein-coding regions:
- a CDS encoding RCM-1 — protein: MASHRPSPPMPVHMHHGPGAPLPPGAMPPGPQYSSAARRMAEATEVTWIQIGSCSEILGNLEDAMQAYERAITINPQSIPAMNAMSAILRTKEEFPKACEYLNAIIKLDPTNGEAWSAMGHCYLMMDELQQAYSAYQNALVNLQTPKDPKLWYGIGILYDRYGSLEHAEEAFSSVMQMQPDFEKANEIYFRLGIIYKQQSKFNQSLECFKYIVHSPPHPLTETDIWFQIGHVHEQQKDLDNAKAAYQRVLDGDPKHAKVLQQLGWLHHQQSSSFQSQERAIEYLEQSVAADNSDAQSWYLLGRCYMSQQKYPKAYEAYQQAVYRDGRNPTFWCSIGVLYYQINQYRDALDAYSRAIRLNPYLSEVWYDLGTLYESCNNQINDALDAYQRAAELDPSNPHIKARLNLLRTGQSNGSGPPSAPVPTDIHPQSYQASGPPGPQWNGAQGPQPPQQPNGPPPLTGPDNWPRLSAVNPPPQPPNPYEQQREPFRGPPPPPPRQPSPRQEQGPPPMRHYGQEGARPGPPPGPGPEPPRRGPSPISQGHYPPPPPPGQQPPPPQSLQQAQQQAQQQQHHHQAQQQQAQQAQQQPQQPRQSIPMDMVRNSRARQFPDEAMDAPPPPNAMLGYRRPNSPRSEQQRPTHDNRMPSPKSAYPQHQQPYPPHPNDTPGPSNVDGPSRPPPPPPPGASNPEPPMHREHDRPPSVGPKRMREWEDEPTSAKKPASDENRARLEDMRHRRQSTPPREREQYRRNSSEARRFEDQRRMDDQRRVDDHRRDDMRRAEEQRHANDNYHPSEAAHHPPAHAMQQSHLPPMQQGPVPPMQNMMREGPGPSPAGSAPKEFNQEERHHERQPQHPAAPHPPAAGEPERAARKMDVDEDYDDSGEDEKKNGIATSAASGPGSSSGESKPATNGAMNGLMGPKVESS